The following are encoded in a window of Paramagnetospirillum magnetotacticum MS-1 genomic DNA:
- a CDS encoding ABC transporter ATP-binding protein — protein sequence MLRIEGLHSGYGRIQALHGIDISVAKGEIVALVGANGAGKTTLLMTICGNPRATAGRVILAGEDITALPTHHIMRRGLAHSPEGRRIFARMSVLENLQMGAAMGDPAHFAKDLERVLSLFPRLEERLNQRGGTLSGGEQQMLAIGRALMSRPKILLLDEPSLGLAPLVVRQIFEIVAEINREQGVTVFLVEQNAFHALRLAHRGYVMVNGKVSLSGTGAELLANEEIRAHYLGGGHG from the coding sequence ATGCTGCGCATCGAGGGGCTGCATTCGGGCTATGGCCGTATCCAGGCACTGCACGGAATCGATATCTCGGTGGCCAAAGGCGAGATCGTCGCCCTGGTGGGCGCCAATGGGGCGGGCAAGACCACTCTGCTGATGACCATCTGCGGCAATCCCCGCGCCACTGCGGGCCGCGTCATCCTGGCGGGCGAGGATATTACCGCCCTGCCCACCCACCACATCATGCGGCGCGGCCTGGCGCATTCGCCGGAAGGACGCCGCATCTTCGCCCGCATGAGCGTGCTGGAAAACCTGCAGATGGGCGCGGCCATGGGCGACCCCGCCCATTTCGCCAAGGATCTGGAGCGGGTGCTGAGCCTTTTCCCCCGCCTGGAGGAACGGTTGAATCAGCGCGGCGGGACCCTGTCGGGCGGCGAGCAGCAGATGCTGGCCATCGGCCGCGCCCTGATGAGCCGGCCCAAGATATTGCTGCTGGACGAACCGTCGCTGGGCCTTGCGCCCTTGGTGGTCCGCCAGATCTTCGAGATCGTCGCCGAGATCAACCGCGAACAGGGCGTCACCGTCTTCCTGGTGGAACAGAACGCCTTCCACGCCCTGCGGCTGGCCCATCGCGGCTATGTCATGGTCAACGGCAAGGTGAGCTTGAGCGGCACCGGCGCCGAGCTGCTGGCCAATGAGGAAATCCGCGCCCACTATCTGGGGGGAGGACACGGATGA
- a CDS encoding DUF6867 family protein produces the protein MITSIPVFIGLTLVLFGGCAFMTGQALAVTWRPYRQVIPYTMMLGCADRFLGFALFEGELLSLSGWLLDSAVLCVIGLLAWRLTQVRRMADQYPWLYIRTGWLTLRRL, from the coding sequence ATGATCACCTCCATCCCCGTCTTCATCGGACTGACCCTGGTCCTGTTCGGTGGCTGCGCCTTCATGACCGGACAGGCCCTGGCCGTCACCTGGCGCCCGTACCGGCAAGTCATTCCCTATACGATGATGCTGGGATGCGCCGACCGCTTCCTCGGCTTCGCCCTGTTCGAGGGTGAGTTGCTGTCCCTGAGCGGCTGGCTGCTGGACAGCGCCGTGCTTTGCGTCATCGGGTTGCTGGCCTGGCGCCTGACGCAGGTGCGCCGCATGGCCGACCAGTATCCCTGGCTTTATATCCGCACCGGATGGTTGACCTTGCGCCGTCTTTGA
- a CDS encoding ATP-binding protein codes for MALVAAHANGEGETGWGRILRLIGLALALCLLSAVPAQAKALTVVMDDNYPPYVFRDSENRLKGILPDLWTLWSRKTGIELIIEATDWAEAQRRIGAGEADIIDTLFRTPERDKFFDFSSPYATIPVPIYFSAELSGISDVPSLRGFTVGVKDGDACIEYLRDRAIDSFRRYSSYDTLIDAAAKGEVKTLCVDQPPATYLMIKKGVHDRFRTTEPLYSGEFHWAILKNREELKAAVESGFSLISAAERRTIEDRWQGQSITAPMSPELLRNLRTSGLAVLAFGLLLTAWVWALRRQVAARTRDLATSESRFRTIFDNINDAIFIHDAESGAILQVNRRAEEMYGWTADEFRTLPVERFSQGVAPYDQEHALDRIARSAIEPQVFEWYSRHKDGSLFWTEVGIRRACLDGDVERVLVVVRDISERKETEEKLTRTVEALTRSNTDLESFAYAASHDLREPLTMVVRYSQFLDSRHRESLGHDGGEALGFILKGVKQMMRQVEGLLDYARIDAGDRRLKPVDTQTILAEVLDILAPRISKAGAEVDVSPLPPIIGDQLQITQLFQNLIGNAIKYRSADRPPRVSVSGKILSDGTAEFRVCDNGIGIEPSYREQVFVIFKRLHTQDAVPGGGIGLALCKRIVEHHAGRIRIEDNAGGGTCFVFTIGTTAT; via the coding sequence ATGGCATTGGTCGCGGCCCACGCAAACGGCGAAGGCGAGACAGGGTGGGGGCGAATCCTTCGCCTGATCGGCCTTGCGCTGGCCCTGTGCCTGCTGTCTGCTGTCCCGGCCCAGGCAAAAGCCCTCACCGTGGTGATGGATGACAACTATCCCCCCTATGTCTTTCGCGATTCCGAAAACCGGCTGAAGGGTATCTTGCCGGATCTGTGGACCCTGTGGTCCAGAAAGACCGGCATCGAGCTCATCATCGAGGCCACCGATTGGGCCGAGGCGCAGCGGCGCATTGGCGCGGGCGAAGCCGACATCATCGACACCCTGTTCCGCACCCCGGAGCGCGACAAGTTCTTCGACTTCTCGTCCCCCTACGCCACCATCCCGGTTCCCATCTATTTTTCCGCCGAATTGTCGGGAATTTCCGATGTTCCCTCGCTGCGGGGATTCACCGTCGGCGTCAAGGACGGAGACGCCTGCATCGAATATCTGCGCGACAGGGCGATCGATTCGTTCCGCCGCTATTCCAGTTACGACACACTCATCGACGCGGCGGCCAAGGGTGAGGTCAAGACCCTCTGCGTCGACCAGCCGCCAGCCACCTATCTCATGATCAAGAAAGGTGTTCACGATCGCTTTCGGACGACGGAACCGCTTTATTCCGGGGAATTTCACTGGGCCATACTCAAGAACCGCGAGGAATTGAAGGCAGCGGTCGAATCGGGTTTCAGCCTCATCTCCGCCGCCGAACGCCGCACCATCGAGGACCGTTGGCAGGGCCAAAGCATCACGGCCCCCATGAGCCCTGAGCTTCTGCGCAACCTTCGCACTTCCGGCCTGGCCGTCCTGGCCTTCGGCCTGCTGCTGACGGCCTGGGTCTGGGCTCTGCGCCGCCAGGTGGCCGCCAGGACCCGCGATCTGGCCACCAGCGAATCCCGCTTCCGCACCATCTTCGACAATATCAACGACGCCATCTTCATTCACGATGCCGAGAGCGGGGCCATTTTGCAGGTCAACCGCCGGGCGGAGGAAATGTACGGCTGGACAGCCGACGAGTTCCGCACCCTTCCCGTGGAACGGTTCAGCCAGGGGGTGGCGCCCTATGATCAGGAACACGCACTGGACAGGATCGCGCGCTCGGCCATCGAGCCGCAGGTCTTCGAGTGGTACTCCCGTCATAAGGACGGATCGCTGTTCTGGACCGAGGTCGGCATTCGCCGCGCCTGTTTGGATGGTGATGTGGAGCGTGTCCTGGTGGTGGTCCGCGATATTTCCGAGCGCAAGGAGACGGAAGAGAAGCTGACCCGCACCGTCGAGGCGCTGACCCGGTCCAATACCGATCTGGAAAGCTTCGCCTATGCCGCTTCCCATGATCTTCGCGAACCTCTGACCATGGTGGTGCGCTACTCCCAATTTCTGGACAGTCGGCACCGGGAATCGCTGGGCCATGACGGGGGCGAAGCTCTCGGTTTCATCCTCAAGGGAGTGAAGCAGATGATGCGGCAGGTGGAGGGCCTGCTGGACTATGCCCGCATCGATGCCGGAGATCGCCGCTTAAAGCCGGTCGATACCCAGACCATCCTCGCCGAGGTCCTGGATATACTGGCCCCCCGGATCAGCAAGGCCGGGGCCGAGGTGGACGTCTCCCCCCTGCCGCCCATCATCGGCGACCAGTTGCAGATCACCCAGCTGTTCCAGAACCTGATCGGCAATGCCATCAAGTACCGATCGGCGGACCGCCCGCCACGCGTCTCCGTTTCCGGTAAAATCCTGTCCGACGGTACCGCCGAGTTCCGCGTCTGCGACAACGGCATCGGCATAGAGCCCTCTTATCGCGAGCAGGTTTTCGTCATCTTCAAGCGCCTGCACACCCAAGATGCCGTTCCTGGCGGCGGCATCGGATTGGCCCTGTGCAAGCGGATCGTCGAACACCATGCGGGGCGCATCCGCATCGAGGACAATGCCGGTGGTGGTACCTGCTTCGTCTTCACCATTGGAACGACGGCAACCTGA
- a CDS encoding sensor domain-containing diguanylate cyclase gives MSETMFALLVEDSATQALLTLAELEKVPNVKVDHAVSLASALEFIHSKRYHVVFLDLTLPDSVGDETVRRFCGAAPELAVVVLTNHDDDQQALMALEQGAQDYLLKARLDAESLSRSFRYAIHRKRAEILVREARDAALEANRQLERRMRQIDCLYSVSRILESPELPLQVALEQVVAKAPSAWLKPETIGVRLTCLPGLLPAGLVQTPDFRETACRLEAQVFAGSRPAGRIEICWFEAPPAEGDEAFSTSERELVRELARRIGLALERAVVQKELIQLATTDFLTEACNRRHFMQSTGAEIQRAGRYGRPMSLLMIDLDHFKHINDERGHAAGDEALKAFVVMARDLLRDQDIIGRMGGEEFAIALPETAMNPALVVAERLRIRLAGLQVPVGGGEPIKLSASFGVAECKVGAGEGLEACLSRADAALYRAKALGRNRVEPAE, from the coding sequence GTGTCGGAAACAATGTTCGCTCTGCTGGTCGAGGATTCGGCGACTCAGGCCCTGCTGACGCTTGCGGAGCTGGAGAAGGTTCCCAACGTCAAGGTTGACCATGCCGTGTCACTGGCCTCGGCCTTGGAATTCATTCACTCCAAGCGTTATCACGTCGTCTTTCTCGATCTGACCCTGCCCGATTCCGTGGGCGATGAGACCGTGCGGCGGTTCTGCGGAGCCGCCCCGGAACTGGCCGTGGTCGTTCTGACCAACCACGATGACGACCAGCAGGCGCTGATGGCGCTGGAACAGGGTGCCCAGGACTATCTGCTGAAGGCCCGGCTCGACGCGGAATCCCTGTCGCGGTCCTTCCGTTATGCCATCCACCGAAAGCGTGCCGAGATTCTGGTGCGCGAAGCCCGCGATGCGGCGCTGGAAGCCAATCGTCAGCTCGAACGCCGCATGCGCCAGATCGATTGCCTGTACAGCGTGTCGCGCATCCTGGAATCGCCGGAACTGCCGTTGCAGGTGGCGTTGGAGCAGGTGGTGGCCAAGGCGCCCTCGGCCTGGCTCAAACCCGAAACCATCGGTGTCCGTCTCACCTGCCTGCCCGGTCTGCTGCCAGCCGGTCTGGTCCAGACGCCCGATTTCAGGGAAACCGCCTGCCGTCTGGAAGCCCAGGTGTTCGCGGGCAGCCGCCCGGCTGGGCGCATCGAGATCTGTTGGTTCGAGGCGCCGCCCGCCGAAGGTGACGAGGCCTTTTCCACGTCCGAACGCGAATTGGTGCGCGAACTGGCGCGCCGCATCGGACTGGCGCTGGAGCGCGCCGTGGTCCAGAAGGAACTGATCCAGCTTGCCACCACTGACTTCCTCACCGAGGCCTGCAACCGGCGGCATTTCATGCAGAGCACGGGGGCGGAGATTCAGCGCGCCGGGCGCTATGGCCGTCCCATGTCGCTGCTGATGATCGATCTCGATCACTTCAAGCACATTAACGACGAGCGCGGCCACGCCGCCGGTGACGAGGCGTTGAAAGCCTTCGTGGTCATGGCCCGCGACCTGCTGCGCGATCAGGACATTATCGGCCGCATGGGGGGCGAGGAATTCGCCATCGCCCTGCCCGAAACCGCCATGAACCCCGCCCTGGTGGTGGCCGAGCGTCTGCGTATCCGTTTGGCCGGTTTGCAGGTGCCTGTGGGGGGCGGCGAGCCCATCAAGCTTTCCGCCAGTTTCGGAGTCGCCGAATGCAAGGTGGGAGCGGGCGAGGGGCTGGAGGCCTGTCTCAGCCGGGCCGACGCGGCCCTCTACCGGGCAAAGGCCCTGGGCCGCAACCGGGTGGAGCCCGCCGAATAG